One genomic window of Bartonella sp. HY038 includes the following:
- a CDS encoding carbohydrate ABC transporter permease: MSRTTEFLETIGAWFLALLWILPVIYAFWTAFHPSEYATRFDLTAPLTLDNFKHAWAQAPFLRYYFNTTCLVLLILCGQIIVATLAAYAFARFNFIGRDILFILVLIQLMIMPDVLIVENYRIVSGLGLLDTIPAMALPYIASAFGIFLLRQTFKNVPNDLVDAAKVEGTSSIGILLKVFVPLAKPTYIAFALVSASFHWNNFLWPLIVTNSVESRPLTVGLAIFGSPETGVNWSTITAATVMTIAPLLIAFLLFQRQFVQSFMHAGIK; encoded by the coding sequence ATGAGCCGTACAACTGAATTTCTTGAAACAATTGGCGCTTGGTTTTTGGCTCTTTTATGGATCCTACCCGTGATCTATGCCTTTTGGACAGCGTTCCATCCTAGCGAATACGCGACCCGCTTCGATTTAACCGCACCGCTTACACTTGATAATTTTAAGCATGCATGGGCACAAGCACCGTTTTTACGCTATTATTTTAATACAACCTGTCTTGTATTACTTATTTTATGCGGGCAGATCATTGTTGCAACTCTTGCTGCCTATGCATTTGCGCGGTTTAATTTCATCGGCCGCGATATTTTGTTCATTCTGGTGCTTATCCAGTTGATGATTATGCCCGATGTCCTCATTGTTGAAAATTACCGCATTGTTTCAGGTCTTGGGCTACTTGATACAATCCCTGCGATGGCGCTTCCCTATATTGCGTCAGCCTTTGGCATTTTTCTACTACGGCAAACTTTTAAAAATGTTCCCAATGATCTTGTCGATGCGGCTAAGGTTGAGGGCACATCATCAATTGGTATTTTGCTAAAAGTTTTTGTGCCACTTGCAAAACCCACCTATATTGCTTTTGCCCTTGTTTCAGCAAGTTTCCATTGGAATAATTTTCTTTGGCCGCTTATTGTTACCAATTCAGTAGAAAGTCGCCCTTTAACCGTTGGTTTGGCAATTTTTGGCTCACCAGAAACTGGTGTCAACTGGTCAACCATCACCGCAGCAACAGTGATGACAATTGCCCCCCTATTAATTGCCTTTTTGTTGTTTCAACGCCAATTTGTGCAATCTTTTATGCATGCTGGTATAAAATAG
- a CDS encoding inositol monophosphatase: MSQEFQASDYNIVIEIARQAGQLAAQHFNNIGQLEVIEKGHLDLVSIADKEVENFIYGEIDRHFPDDGIFGEEGGAKLSKNGRVWIIDPIDGTFNYLRGSGDWAISIGLLDGKQSIFGVANAPIRGEMIYGGVNCPPQLNNRPLKELASLDAKKAVIDIAVHPKWAPIYEMTMLEEILIHQKMAYRATGSSVISLMRVAMGLSDGYIAAGVASWDVAGLLPILTALGAENTLNWQDRRLDQEVNILVGKKGIISQLQALKTICYALEQQITS; encoded by the coding sequence ATGAGCCAAGAATTTCAAGCTTCTGATTATAACATTGTTATCGAGATAGCACGCCAAGCAGGTCAATTGGCAGCGCAACATTTTAACAATATTGGGCAACTGGAAGTCATCGAAAAGGGCCATCTTGATCTTGTTTCCATTGCCGATAAGGAAGTGGAAAATTTTATCTATGGTGAAATTGACCGCCATTTTCCTGATGATGGTATTTTTGGTGAAGAAGGCGGCGCAAAGCTAAGCAAAAATGGCCGCGTATGGATCATTGATCCCATTGATGGCACATTTAATTATTTACGCGGTAGCGGCGATTGGGCTATTTCTATTGGCTTATTAGACGGTAAACAGTCAATTTTTGGTGTTGCAAATGCACCAATTCGTGGCGAGATGATTTATGGCGGTGTCAATTGCCCGCCACAACTCAATAATAGACCTTTGAAAGAATTGGCAAGCCTTGATGCTAAAAAAGCCGTCATTGATATTGCTGTCCACCCTAAATGGGCACCCATTTATGAAATGACAATGCTTGAAGAAATATTGATCCATCAAAAAATGGCCTATCGTGCAACGGGTTCCTCGGTCATTTCGCTAATGCGCGTTGCCATGGGACTAAGCGATGGCTATATCGCGGCGGGCGTTGCATCATGGGATGTGGCTGGACTTTTACCTATTTTAACCGCTTTAGGAGCAGAAAACACCCTAAATTGGCAAGATCGCCGACTTGACCAAGAAGTAAATATTTTGGTGGGTAAAAAGGGAATTATTTCGCAATTGCAAGCACTTAAAACTATTTGCTATGCACTAGAACAACAAATTACTAGCTAA